In Hyphomicrobiaceae bacterium, the following are encoded in one genomic region:
- the radC gene encoding DNA repair protein RadC — MSNEGSDKPPAIKAAGQGSFFEAPQPLDDRVGHRQRLRERFREGGADAVPDYELLEMILFRVYPRGDTKPIAKRLLAAFGTFSEVINAPAQRLMEVEGVGPRAVDELKLVRAAASRLVRREITAKPALSSWSSVVDYLRIAQGYDTVEQFRILFLDKKNNLIADEVQGRGTVDHTPVYVREVVKRALELSATALILVHNHPSGDPTPSRADIDMTKMIVEAAKPLGISIHDHIIVGREGHASFRALRLF, encoded by the coding sequence ATGAGTAACGAGGGATCCGATAAGCCTCCGGCTATTAAAGCCGCTGGCCAAGGCTCGTTCTTCGAGGCTCCCCAGCCGCTTGACGATCGCGTAGGCCATCGCCAGCGCCTGCGAGAGCGATTTCGTGAAGGCGGAGCGGACGCCGTTCCCGACTACGAACTGCTGGAGATGATCCTTTTTCGCGTTTATCCGCGTGGCGATACGAAGCCAATCGCCAAACGGCTATTGGCTGCATTCGGCACATTCTCCGAAGTGATCAACGCACCCGCGCAGCGGTTGATGGAGGTGGAGGGCGTTGGTCCGCGCGCGGTCGATGAATTAAAACTAGTCCGCGCCGCAGCCTCGCGTCTTGTGCGCAGGGAAATTACCGCAAAACCTGCGTTGTCGTCGTGGTCGAGCGTCGTTGACTACCTACGCATTGCGCAAGGTTATGATACCGTCGAGCAGTTCCGCATTCTCTTCCTGGACAAGAAGAACAACCTCATAGCGGACGAAGTGCAGGGGCGCGGCACGGTCGATCACACGCCAGTCTATGTAAGAGAGGTTGTCAAACGTGCACTGGAGTTGTCCGCGACGGCCCTCATTCTGGTGCACAACCATCCTTCGGGAGACCCCACGCCCTCACGTGCAGATATCGATATGACGAAAATGATCGTGGAGGCGGCCAAGCCGCTCGGCATCTCCATTCATGATCACATCATCGTAGGCCGCGAAGGACACGCAAGTTTTCGCGCGTTGCGGCTGTTCTAG
- the trxB gene encoding thioredoxin-disulfide reductase: protein MTNPARHTKVIILGSGPAGYTAAVYAARAMLKPILIQGSQPGGQLTITTEVENYPGFAEAIQGPWLMEQMQEQAANMGTEIVMDHINKVDLKAKPIRLEGDSGDVYTCDALIICTGAQARWLGLRSEETFKGHGVSACATCDGFFYKGKEVVVVGGGNTAVEEALFLTNFAKRVTVIHRRNTFRAEKILQDRLFKHPKIEVIWDSAVEEIVGTSDPRSVTGLRIKNVKTGDITERAADGVFVAIGHAPSTELFKGQLPMTPSGYLITAPDSTATVIPGVFAAGDVKDEVYRQAVTAAGMGCMAALETERYLAKHEVHAAAAE, encoded by the coding sequence ATGACCAATCCAGCCCGTCACACCAAGGTGATCATTCTGGGCTCCGGCCCGGCCGGATACACCGCCGCCGTCTATGCCGCGCGCGCGATGCTGAAGCCCATTTTGATTCAGGGATCTCAGCCGGGCGGACAGCTGACGATTACGACAGAAGTCGAGAACTACCCTGGCTTCGCAGAAGCCATTCAGGGGCCCTGGCTCATGGAGCAGATGCAGGAGCAGGCTGCCAACATGGGCACCGAGATCGTGATGGATCACATCAACAAGGTGGATCTCAAGGCCAAGCCTATTCGCCTCGAAGGTGATAGCGGCGACGTCTACACCTGCGATGCGCTGATCATTTGCACCGGGGCGCAGGCTCGCTGGCTTGGGCTACGTTCTGAAGAAACTTTCAAAGGGCATGGTGTGTCTGCATGCGCGACCTGCGATGGCTTCTTTTACAAAGGCAAGGAAGTCGTGGTCGTCGGCGGAGGCAATACTGCAGTTGAGGAAGCATTGTTCCTGACGAATTTCGCCAAGCGAGTCACTGTTATTCACCGCCGCAACACGTTCCGCGCGGAGAAGATCCTTCAGGATCGTCTCTTCAAGCATCCTAAAATCGAAGTGATCTGGGATAGCGCCGTGGAGGAGATTGTCGGCACCAGTGATCCGCGGTCGGTAACGGGCCTGCGCATCAAGAACGTCAAGACGGGCGACATCACCGAGCGCGCCGCTGATGGCGTGTTCGTAGCCATCGGGCACGCACCCTCAACAGAGTTGTTCAAAGGACAACTACCGATGACCCCGTCGGGCTATCTGATCACCGCGCCCGACTCCACCGCGACCGTCATTCCCGGCGTGTTTGCGGCGGGCGACGTCAAGGACGAAGTTTATCGTCAAGCTGTGACCGCGGCAGGTATGGGCTGCATGGCGGCGCTCGAGACCGAGCGTTATCTCGCTAAGCACGAGGTTCATGCAGCGGCGGCGGAATAG
- a CDS encoding OmpA family protein: MIRYRAMLLGGVCLGLLAPQALAEDAAKETPAWAAEATMNPDYKPAEDSAPTASQEAADDTQAAEPAATAETEAPKEVPAWAAEATMNPDYKPLDDAAPAAEAEAPAAAEPAAEQAPAGEPGQTEYYGDTSTSGTPAWAAEATMNPDYEAAKKAEEEAAAKKAAEEEAAKKAAEEEAAKKAADEEAAKKAAEEAEAKRKADEEAARQTAIESCRDALNGAISAGNIQFKFNSWSLDGKADKLLDKVATIAKDCPSNVTIDVGGHTDSSGKAEANQKLSELRAKAVMDYLVKAGVSEGKLKATGYGQDKPIADNDTSAGRAKNRRIEFSVSSN; encoded by the coding sequence ATGATCAGGTACCGCGCTATGCTGCTGGGCGGCGTCTGTCTCGGCCTACTTGCCCCGCAGGCATTGGCCGAAGATGCCGCTAAAGAAACGCCCGCGTGGGCGGCCGAAGCCACGATGAATCCCGACTACAAACCAGCCGAAGACAGCGCGCCAACCGCGTCACAAGAGGCTGCCGACGATACCCAAGCCGCAGAGCCTGCCGCAACTGCCGAAACTGAAGCACCCAAGGAAGTGCCCGCGTGGGCTGCCGAAGCCACGATGAACCCCGACTATAAGCCGCTCGACGACGCAGCTCCCGCGGCTGAAGCCGAAGCCCCTGCCGCAGCGGAACCCGCAGCTGAGCAAGCGCCCGCTGGTGAACCTGGCCAGACCGAGTACTACGGCGACACCTCGACCTCAGGCACACCGGCCTGGGCCGCTGAGGCGACGATGAACCCCGACTACGAAGCAGCCAAAAAGGCGGAGGAAGAAGCTGCCGCAAAGAAGGCTGCCGAGGAAGAGGCGGCAAAGAAAGCTGCAGAGGAAGAAGCCGCCAAGAAGGCTGCGGACGAAGAGGCCGCGAAGAAAGCCGCCGAGGAAGCAGAAGCCAAGCGCAAGGCCGATGAAGAAGCCGCCCGCCAGACCGCCATTGAGAGTTGCCGCGATGCGCTTAACGGCGCCATCTCGGCTGGCAACATTCAATTCAAGTTCAACAGCTGGAGCCTCGACGGCAAGGCCGACAAACTCCTCGACAAAGTGGCAACGATCGCCAAGGACTGTCCGTCCAATGTCACCATCGACGTGGGAGGACATACGGATAGCTCAGGCAAAGCCGAAGCCAATCAGAAATTGTCGGAACTGCGTGCGAAAGCCGTCATGGACTATCTCGTCAAGGCAGGCGTCTCGGAAGGCAAGTTGAAAGCGACCGGCTATGGACAGGACAAGCCCATCGCGGACAACGATACCTCTGCCGGGCGCGCCAAGAACCGCCGTATCGAATTCTCGGTTTCGTCGAACTGA
- a CDS encoding beta-propeller fold lactonase family protein → MKSPLYFSCAALVATALSLGGLTQKAAAQGAPGVAYITSQDGDISVLSLDTLAINETIHADGKAPRGLGVTSDGKYLVTANRDGGDISVIDLATKKVIKHIPIGKNPEFVRVQGDQAFISFEPSSVGGPPPKKGEKKAETKDDDDDLLPAKIAIVDLKKLEVISEVTSGPETEGIEFTPDGKAMLVTNEADNTVTVYELPDGKLIKTIDTHEYGDRPRGIKVSPDGMTYVVTLEFGNKVLILDKDLEPVKSISTGESPYGVSFDRSGKRLFVAASKAKEIQVFDGKTFEPIKNIPVKDRCWHFSFSPDDSKIVVACGRSNNVLVFDSTSYELLKDVPVKDMPWGVVTYPKAMGSLDQP, encoded by the coding sequence AATCCCCTTTGTATTTTTCCTGCGCTGCACTTGTCGCAACGGCGCTCTCGCTCGGCGGCTTAACGCAGAAAGCTGCGGCGCAAGGCGCTCCAGGTGTCGCTTACATCACGAGCCAGGACGGCGACATCAGCGTTCTCTCGCTGGATACGCTCGCAATTAACGAAACGATCCATGCCGATGGCAAAGCTCCGCGCGGTCTCGGCGTGACGAGCGACGGCAAGTATCTCGTCACCGCCAATCGTGACGGCGGCGACATCTCTGTCATTGATCTCGCGACGAAGAAGGTCATCAAGCATATCCCGATCGGGAAGAACCCGGAGTTCGTGCGTGTGCAAGGCGATCAAGCGTTCATCAGCTTCGAACCCAGTTCAGTGGGCGGCCCACCTCCCAAGAAAGGTGAAAAGAAAGCCGAGACTAAGGATGATGATGACGATCTCCTGCCGGCGAAGATAGCGATCGTTGATCTAAAGAAGCTCGAGGTCATTTCGGAAGTAACAAGCGGCCCCGAGACCGAGGGCATTGAGTTCACGCCCGACGGCAAAGCGATGCTGGTCACCAATGAGGCTGACAATACCGTGACGGTGTACGAACTGCCGGACGGAAAGCTGATCAAGACAATCGACACTCACGAATACGGTGATCGTCCGCGTGGGATTAAGGTATCGCCTGACGGGATGACCTACGTCGTGACCCTAGAGTTCGGCAATAAGGTCCTTATTCTGGATAAGGACTTAGAGCCCGTTAAGTCGATCTCGACAGGTGAGAGCCCGTACGGCGTCTCCTTTGACCGCAGCGGAAAACGTTTGTTCGTTGCAGCCTCGAAGGCGAAGGAAATCCAGGTATTCGACGGAAAGACCTTTGAGCCGATCAAGAACATTCCGGTCAAGGATCGCTGCTGGCATTTCAGCTTCTCTCCCGACGACAGCAAGATCGTGGTCGCATGTGGTCGCTCCAACAATGTCCTCGTTTTTGATTCAACGAGCTATGAATTGCTGAAAGACGTGCCGGTGAAGGACATGCCTTGGGGCGTCGTCACCTATCCCAAGGCTATGGGTAGCCTCGATCAGCCCTGA
- the gshB gene encoding glutathione synthase, producing MALKIAAQMDPIERIDIRGDSTFAILLEAQNRGHDIFYYTPPNLALHGPRLLARGHSLKVKDKEGDHYALSDPRVVDLGRDIDVVLLRQDPPFDMAYITTTHLLERIHPKTLVVNDPMHVRNAPEKLWVLDFLDLMPPTLVTRQLDDVLAFRAEHKDIIIKPLYGNGGAAVFRIKPEDSNLSSLVELFQTVFREPFMVQEYRPEVKLGDKRIILVDGEVAGAINRVPQEGETRSNLHVGGTARAVELTARDKEICARLGPELKRRGLIFTGIDVIGPYLTEINVTSPTGIRQVKAFGGNDIAAMIWDAIERKVSPKST from the coding sequence ATGGCCTTAAAAATCGCCGCTCAAATGGACCCGATCGAGCGGATCGACATCCGCGGCGATTCCACGTTCGCTATATTGCTCGAAGCGCAAAACCGCGGTCATGACATCTTCTACTACACACCGCCCAACCTTGCCCTGCATGGGCCACGGCTGCTGGCCCGCGGCCATAGCCTCAAGGTGAAGGACAAGGAGGGTGACCACTACGCCCTTTCCGATCCGCGCGTCGTCGATCTCGGCCGTGATATCGATGTGGTTCTGCTTCGCCAGGATCCGCCATTCGATATGGCCTACATCACGACGACACATCTGCTGGAGCGCATCCATCCCAAAACGCTGGTCGTGAACGACCCCATGCATGTTCGCAATGCGCCAGAGAAGCTGTGGGTTCTCGACTTCCTGGACCTGATGCCGCCAACTCTGGTGACGCGCCAACTCGACGACGTGTTGGCGTTTCGTGCCGAGCACAAGGACATCATCATCAAGCCGCTCTATGGAAACGGGGGCGCCGCCGTGTTTCGCATCAAGCCGGAGGACAGCAACCTGTCTTCGCTTGTCGAATTGTTCCAAACGGTATTCCGCGAGCCGTTCATGGTTCAGGAATACCGGCCCGAGGTGAAGCTGGGCGACAAACGCATCATCCTCGTCGATGGCGAAGTGGCCGGCGCAATCAACCGCGTGCCGCAGGAGGGCGAAACACGCTCCAACCTGCACGTTGGCGGCACCGCGCGCGCCGTTGAGTTGACCGCCCGCGATAAAGAGATTTGCGCCCGACTTGGTCCTGAGCTGAAGAGGCGTGGCCTCATATTCACCGGCATAGACGTCATCGGGCCGTATCTTACGGAGATCAACGTTACCTCTCCGACCGGCATACGCCAGGTAAAAGCGTTCGGCGGTAACGACATCGCCGCGATGATCTGGGACGCTATCGAGCGAAAGGTCTCCCCGAAAAGCACTTGA
- the map gene encoding type I methionyl aminopeptidase codes for MSNVDVNRTLSRDGKIRLHGPEAFEGMRKAGRLAAEALDLLLPHVVPGVSTDRLDELVLEFALDHGAVPAPLNYRGFPRSICTSINHVVCHGIPNAKALKEGEIVNIDVTLIVDGWHGDTSRMYPVGDISRRAERLIQVTYESLQRGIAEAKPGNTTGDIGAAIQSYAEGERCSVVRDFCGHGLGRVFHDRPNILHYGERGDGNVLEPGMFFTIEPMINLGKPHVKILPDGWTAVTRDRELSAQFEHTIGVTETGCEIFTTSPAGLECPPYPVTKAA; via the coding sequence ATGTCGAACGTAGACGTTAATCGCACTCTCAGCCGTGACGGGAAGATCCGGCTTCACGGACCTGAAGCCTTTGAAGGTATGCGCAAGGCGGGGCGGCTGGCTGCTGAGGCACTCGACCTGCTGTTGCCTCACGTTGTGCCCGGGGTCAGCACCGACCGGCTCGACGAGCTGGTGCTGGAGTTCGCGCTCGATCATGGAGCGGTACCTGCGCCATTGAATTATCGTGGATTTCCGCGATCCATCTGCACGTCGATTAATCATGTCGTGTGCCACGGGATTCCAAACGCCAAGGCTCTTAAGGAAGGCGAAATCGTTAACATCGATGTGACGCTGATCGTCGATGGGTGGCACGGCGATACCAGCCGGATGTACCCGGTCGGGGACATTTCGCGGCGCGCAGAGCGGCTCATCCAGGTCACCTATGAATCGCTGCAGCGCGGCATTGCGGAAGCGAAGCCCGGAAATACGACGGGAGATATCGGCGCCGCGATCCAGAGTTATGCTGAAGGCGAGCGGTGCAGCGTCGTGCGGGATTTCTGCGGCCACGGCTTGGGGCGCGTGTTCCACGACCGGCCCAACATTTTGCACTACGGCGAGCGGGGCGATGGAAACGTGCTGGAGCCCGGCATGTTTTTCACTATCGAGCCGATGATCAATCTCGGCAAGCCGCACGTCAAAATTCTACCGGACGGGTGGACGGCGGTGACGCGGGATCGGGAGCTTTCCGCTCAATTCGAGCACACGATTGGCGTGACCGAGACGGGATGCGAGATTTTCACTACCTCCCCGGCCGGGCTGGAATGCCCGCCTTACCCCGTCACGAAGGCTGCCTGA
- the rplS gene encoding 50S ribosomal protein L19, protein MNIIQELEREQMDAVLAKRGIPEFSPGDTVKVMVRVIEVIDDPKDKKRKSAEPKINERMQAYEGVVIARSGAGLNETFTVRKISYGEGVERVFPIYSPYIAEIEVIRRGKVRRAKLYYLRGRRGKAARIVERTDARARRLNAAWKGFKKPKGEADDLTQINGISADLALRLKQLNCYKFDQVANLSDDDIANIDETLNLKGAIEKQDWAGQAQRLIAEATASEVPAEEAQG, encoded by the coding sequence ATGAATATCATCCAGGAGCTCGAGCGCGAGCAGATGGATGCTGTGCTCGCGAAGCGTGGCATCCCCGAATTTTCTCCCGGCGACACCGTAAAGGTCATGGTCCGCGTCATCGAGGTTATCGATGATCCCAAGGACAAGAAGAGGAAGTCCGCCGAGCCCAAGATCAACGAGCGCATGCAGGCTTATGAGGGCGTCGTCATCGCGCGCTCCGGCGCTGGCCTGAACGAGACCTTCACGGTCCGCAAGATTTCCTACGGTGAGGGCGTCGAGCGCGTCTTCCCGATCTATTCGCCCTACATCGCCGAGATTGAAGTCATCCGCCGCGGCAAAGTTCGCCGCGCGAAACTCTACTATCTGCGTGGTCGCCGCGGTAAGGCTGCCCGTATTGTCGAGCGCACCGATGCGCGCGCCCGTCGCCTCAACGCCGCCTGGAAAGGCTTCAAGAAGCCCAAGGGCGAGGCAGATGATCTCACGCAGATCAACGGCATCAGCGCGGATCTCGCGCTGCGCCTGAAGCAGCTCAACTGCTACAAGTTCGACCAGGTCGCAAACCTCTCGGACGACGACATCGCCAACATCGATGAGACGCTCAACCTGAAGGGCGCTATCGAGAAGCAGGATTGGGCCGGTCAGGCCCAGCGGCTGATCGCTGAGGCGACCGCGTCAGAGGTGCCTGCCGAGGAAGCTCAGGGCTGA
- a CDS encoding NAD(P)-dependent oxidoreductase produces the protein MRIGFFGLGAMGQGMAANLLAAGHEVVVWNRSPGPAVALAAKGARLATTPADALKGDLALSILADDAAVLSVFDEEALGTAVPELVHANMATISLDAAKTLMERHARHGLGYVAAPVFGRADVAAAGKLNIVASGAPADLAKLAPAFEAVGQKTWEVGEDPLHAHTVKIAGNLMIATAIEMLGETLALCEKSGIDPKRFAEIMTSTVFNAPVFKGYAGLITEKRYEPAGFKMRLGLKDVSLALAAGSASQTPLPLASLIRDHFLEGIANGNGDKDWSALAEVVARKAGLN, from the coding sequence ATGCGTATCGGATTTTTTGGGCTGGGGGCTATGGGCCAAGGCATGGCGGCAAACCTCTTGGCCGCTGGTCACGAGGTCGTCGTCTGGAACCGCTCACCGGGCCCTGCCGTCGCCCTGGCTGCTAAGGGCGCCCGCCTTGCAACGACACCTGCGGACGCTCTAAAGGGCGATCTTGCACTCTCCATTCTGGCTGACGATGCCGCCGTTCTTTCCGTTTTTGACGAGGAGGCTCTTGGTACTGCGGTGCCAGAGTTGGTCCACGCCAACATGGCGACAATTTCGCTGGATGCCGCCAAGACGCTGATGGAGAGGCACGCCCGCCATGGACTGGGCTACGTCGCGGCGCCCGTCTTCGGTCGGGCAGACGTGGCGGCGGCTGGAAAACTCAACATCGTAGCCAGCGGCGCCCCTGCCGATCTGGCGAAGCTCGCCCCCGCATTCGAGGCGGTCGGACAAAAAACCTGGGAGGTCGGCGAGGACCCGCTTCACGCCCACACGGTCAAAATCGCCGGCAATCTCATGATTGCAACTGCGATCGAGATGCTTGGCGAGACGCTGGCACTTTGTGAAAAAAGCGGCATCGATCCCAAGCGGTTCGCCGAGATCATGACGAGCACCGTCTTCAATGCCCCGGTTTTCAAGGGCTATGCTGGCCTCATCACCGAAAAGCGCTATGAGCCGGCAGGCTTCAAAATGCGGCTGGGGCTCAAAGACGTGTCGCTTGCACTGGCAGCCGGGTCCGCAAGCCAAACCCCTCTCCCACTCGCAAGCCTCATTCGCGATCATTTCCTGGAAGGCATTGCGAACGGGAATGGCGACAAGGATTGGTCCGCCTTGGCCGAGGTGGTAGCCCGTAAGGCGGGGCTGAACTGA
- a CDS encoding MFS transporter — MHTTAKTDAQDMRRRIKAIIVGSSGNLVEWYDFYVYAAFSLYFAHAFFPAGDRTAQLLATAGIFAVGFLMRPLGAWAFGRLADRSGRRVALTTSVLLMCFGSALIALTPTYSTIGVAAPIILLVARLIQGLSLGGEYGTSATYLSEMATRERRGFYSSFQYVTLIGGQLTAMLVLIVLQKFALTDAELEAWGWRIPFFIGALLAVVAYRMRRDMHETDAFMRETRRTSSLKTLMEHPREVAIVIGLTMGGTVAFYTYTTYMQKFLVNTSGFDKRTATMISASALFIYMCLQPVVGALSDRIGRRPILIAFGVLGTLSTIPLLTALEATRDPWIAFAIIMFGLLIVSGYTAINAVVKAELFPTHVRALGVGLPFAVTVALFGGTAEYIGLWFKSIGHETYFYWYITICIALSLVVYAGMRDTRNESAISTD; from the coding sequence TTGCATACGACCGCGAAGACCGATGCGCAGGATATGCGCCGACGGATAAAGGCCATTATTGTGGGCTCTTCGGGCAACTTGGTCGAATGGTACGATTTCTACGTGTACGCCGCCTTCTCGCTCTACTTCGCCCATGCCTTTTTTCCAGCGGGCGACCGCACCGCGCAGCTTCTTGCAACAGCTGGTATCTTCGCTGTCGGCTTCCTGATGCGCCCCCTCGGTGCGTGGGCTTTTGGGCGTCTCGCAGACCGCAGTGGTCGCCGCGTCGCCCTGACCACTTCCGTTCTTCTGATGTGCTTCGGCTCGGCTTTAATTGCGCTCACGCCGACGTACAGCACCATCGGTGTCGCGGCTCCGATCATATTGTTGGTCGCGCGGCTCATCCAGGGCCTGAGCCTGGGCGGCGAATACGGCACCAGCGCCACTTACCTTTCCGAAATGGCGACGCGCGAAAGACGTGGTTTCTATTCCAGCTTCCAGTACGTCACGCTCATCGGCGGACAACTCACCGCTATGCTCGTCCTCATCGTGTTGCAGAAGTTTGCCCTCACCGATGCCGAGCTCGAAGCGTGGGGCTGGCGCATTCCATTTTTCATCGGCGCTCTGTTGGCTGTGGTGGCCTATCGGATGCGCCGCGACATGCACGAAACAGATGCCTTCATGCGCGAGACCCGCCGTACCTCTTCGCTGAAGACGTTGATGGAACATCCGCGCGAGGTCGCCATAGTCATCGGCCTCACCATGGGCGGAACGGTCGCCTTCTATACCTACACCACTTATATGCAGAAATTCCTGGTCAACACCTCCGGCTTCGACAAGCGAACCGCCACCATGATCTCGGCATCCGCGTTGTTCATCTATATGTGCCTGCAGCCGGTGGTGGGCGCGTTGTCGGATCGCATCGGCCGCAGACCGATCCTAATTGCGTTCGGCGTGCTCGGCACGCTTTCCACGATCCCCCTACTGACCGCGCTGGAAGCAACGCGCGATCCCTGGATCGCCTTCGCCATCATCATGTTTGGACTGCTGATCGTGTCCGGATACACAGCGATAAATGCGGTGGTGAAAGCGGAGCTGTTTCCGACGCATGTTCGTGCGCTCGGCGTCGGCCTGCCGTTCGCCGTGACCGTGGCGCTATTTGGCGGCACGGCTGAATACATCGGGCTTTGGTTCAAGTCGATTGGGCACGAGACGTACTTTTATTGGTACATCACTATCTGCATCGCCCTATCGCTAGTGGTTTATGCCGGAATGCGCGATACGCGCAACGAAAGCGCCATTTCGACCGACTAG